One Solibacillus sp. R5-41 DNA segment encodes these proteins:
- a CDS encoding 2-dehydropantoate 2-reductase has protein sequence MKIEIIGAGAVGLLVASFLAEKQASVKLITRTEQQAVQLKVNNLMRTNCDGTTSVFPIDAAASLSGDADIIVIAVKYGQLQDVFKQLQTVKPTTPILFLQNGLAHYDEALRLPFHQIAFCSVQFGAQKINEYHVAHKGIGPMKIAVAKGEKIFFSHLGAYSSERFLIVFEGDAEAMLLEKAWLNCFINPLTAILQVPNGQLIQRIDAFQLLKKLYNEMIMAFPQFAENFHFEQVVALCERTAENTSSMLADVLAGRETEIETIVGAIIKKAHIDNKQLPILQTLYLLVKALEESGERM, from the coding sequence ATGAAAATTGAAATTATTGGTGCTGGTGCAGTAGGTTTGTTAGTGGCGAGCTTTTTGGCGGAAAAGCAGGCGAGTGTCAAATTGATTACACGAACAGAGCAACAAGCCGTGCAACTAAAAGTAAATAACTTAATGCGAACAAATTGTGATGGGACGACATCTGTTTTCCCGATTGATGCAGCAGCTAGTTTAAGTGGTGATGCCGATATAATAGTCATTGCGGTAAAATACGGTCAATTACAGGATGTTTTTAAACAGTTGCAAACAGTGAAGCCGACCACACCTATTTTATTTTTGCAAAATGGCTTAGCGCATTATGACGAAGCTCTTCGGTTGCCGTTTCATCAAATTGCTTTTTGCTCGGTTCAATTTGGTGCGCAAAAAATAAATGAATATCATGTTGCGCATAAAGGGATTGGTCCGATGAAAATAGCTGTTGCTAAGGGAGAAAAAATTTTCTTTTCCCACTTGGGAGCCTATTCATCCGAGCGTTTTCTAATCGTGTTTGAAGGAGATGCGGAAGCGATGTTGCTAGAAAAAGCGTGGTTAAATTGTTTTATAAATCCTTTAACAGCTATTTTACAAGTTCCAAATGGGCAACTGATTCAACGAATAGATGCTTTTCAACTGTTAAAAAAATTATATAATGAAATGATAATGGCTTTTCCGCAATTTGCAGAAAACTTCCATTTTGAACAAGTGGTCGCGCTTTGCGAACGAACGGCCGAAAATACATCTTCTATGCTGGCGGATGTATTAGCAGGTAGGGAAACGGAAATTGAAACGATTGTCGGAGCAATTATTAAAAAGGCGCATATTGATAATAAGCAATTACCGATTTTGCAAACGCTTTATTTGCTTGTAAAAGCGTTAGAGGAGAGTGGTGAAAGAATGTGA
- a CDS encoding YlbG family protein, giving the protein MNERQGLIVYVHQMKHAKSLRKYGHVNFISRKLKYVVIYCNRDEIESLKNKIQRLPFVKDVVESYRPLLKTEFENSKPDKAKEYDYKVGL; this is encoded by the coding sequence ATGAACGAAAGACAAGGGCTGATTGTGTATGTGCATCAAATGAAGCATGCCAAATCATTACGAAAATATGGTCACGTGAACTTTATTTCGAGAAAGTTGAAATATGTAGTTATTTATTGTAACCGTGATGAAATCGAATCACTTAAAAATAAAATACAACGCCTTCCATTTGTGAAAGACGTTGTAGAATCGTATCGACCACTCCTAAAGACGGAATTTGAAAATTCAAAACCAGATAAAGCAAAGGAATATGATTATAAAGTCGGCCTTTGA
- a CDS encoding RNA polymerase II gives MKIAVSIFSFLVVLIGTMLFVQYQVYSEQVDTVDKGYHYSQEIEIVYRGESLDIRQHFKNLPTEEIAIQWPKNAVNPNCFLESEHSCSRLNEDSIKFKAGETRAQSISYVIPLENGLQSGKLMKNIFATLNNGDVLFSTVHITTDHDVEGQWVTGLPLIGEQQLSHVNYSMFSGKGPVKDIFWQSGNFDLQKQTDILSVYSQEPLQAAFYDKLEQVNFLSEDHLAVINGSNTDGLEGYRMLFLPDITVAKVQQKVIISQLETSYQFGDSPHWIKELVASYLTGTVFGSEKTKEVASTMTAQMTDQQLEDWNERLIALEGEKINAKVLDEQLSAVLGASTNFVTMNAASKSFYPFLYIDSREIFVNLHEQKDIHVILKDGEVLYAADALLNAIGYQVEIGENGYYVKSETRAFRFPSEPGFYVFNQRRYNTVSTPVKIIADQYYIEESWLQRLFLIELTKSDNRITIKTSEEL, from the coding sequence ATGAAAATTGCCGTAAGTATTTTTTCGTTTTTAGTAGTATTAATAGGGACGATGCTATTTGTGCAGTATCAAGTCTATTCGGAACAAGTTGACACTGTTGATAAAGGCTATCATTATTCCCAGGAGATTGAAATTGTGTACCGTGGTGAAAGTTTAGATATTCGACAACATTTTAAAAACTTACCGACTGAGGAAATTGCGATTCAGTGGCCAAAAAATGCTGTAAATCCAAATTGTTTCCTTGAAAGTGAGCATAGCTGTTCACGTCTTAATGAAGACTCTATAAAATTTAAAGCGGGAGAAACGCGTGCGCAATCGATTTCGTATGTGATACCGCTTGAAAATGGTTTGCAATCAGGAAAGTTAATGAAAAATATTTTTGCCACATTAAATAATGGAGATGTTTTATTTTCGACTGTACATATTACAACGGATCACGATGTAGAGGGTCAATGGGTAACTGGTTTACCGCTAATTGGTGAGCAGCAATTATCCCACGTAAATTACTCGATGTTTAGTGGGAAAGGCCCTGTTAAAGATATTTTCTGGCAATCAGGAAATTTTGATTTACAAAAGCAAACAGATATACTTTCCGTTTATTCCCAAGAACCATTGCAAGCAGCATTTTATGACAAGCTTGAGCAAGTAAATTTCTTAAGTGAGGACCACTTAGCTGTTATTAATGGTTCGAATACGGATGGTCTAGAAGGCTATCGTATGCTGTTTTTACCTGATATCACGGTAGCAAAAGTGCAGCAAAAAGTCATTATTTCACAGCTTGAAACGAGTTATCAATTTGGCGATAGCCCACATTGGATTAAGGAACTTGTCGCATCCTACTTAACAGGCACTGTATTTGGAAGCGAAAAAACAAAAGAAGTGGCTTCAACAATGACGGCACAAATGACCGATCAACAATTAGAGGATTGGAATGAGCGTTTAATCGCGCTAGAAGGTGAAAAGATAAATGCAAAAGTTTTAGATGAACAACTGTCAGCCGTACTCGGAGCTTCAACAAATTTCGTTACAATGAATGCTGCATCTAAATCATTTTATCCTTTTTTATATATTGACTCACGAGAGATTTTTGTCAATTTGCATGAACAAAAGGATATCCATGTTATTTTAAAAGATGGCGAAGTGTTATATGCTGCTGATGCGCTATTAAATGCGATTGGCTATCAAGTTGAAATTGGGGAAAATGGATATTATGTGAAGAGTGAAACACGTGCATTCCGTTTCCCAAGCGAGCCCGGCTTTTATGTATTCAATCAACGACGGTATAACACCGTTTCTACACCGGTTAAAATCATTGCGGATCAATATTATATTGAAGAATCATGGCTACAACGATTATTTTTAATTGAATTAACAAAATCGGATAATCGCATCACGATTAAAACATCTGAAGAATTATAA
- a CDS encoding SepM family pheromone-processing serine protease yields the protein MNKLTKVLLGLFVIIFGVLSFYRLDYYVTKPGGTYNIADFISVQKGDVDDVGTFNMTTVSMGRATPITYALAHVLDFYDVIKMTDVRQEEEDDEEYNLRQLKYMTDSQFNATYVAFNRAGLDYRITYKGLYVLNVISGGAAEGILKPGDEIVEADGKRIESLKEFFEIIKPKTKGDEVQLVVKRANKLIDEKLTIKEIPGTEGRYGIGITYSESKSIKTDPKVTVKTEDIGGPSAGLMFTLELLNQLLEEDLTKGYKIAGTGEMHEDGQVGRIGGIEKKVVTADKEGMEIFFAPDDDITEAMLERNPTIVSNYKKAQETAEQIGTKMKIVPVKTIDDALQYLEKLEPKN from the coding sequence ATGAATAAGTTAACGAAAGTTTTATTAGGTTTGTTCGTCATTATTTTTGGGGTGCTGTCATTTTATCGCCTCGATTATTACGTAACAAAACCAGGTGGCACGTATAATATTGCAGACTTTATTTCCGTTCAAAAAGGAGATGTAGACGATGTAGGGACTTTTAATATGACAACCGTTTCAATGGGACGTGCAACTCCGATTACTTATGCGCTTGCACATGTGTTGGATTTTTATGATGTTATTAAAATGACCGATGTCCGCCAAGAAGAAGAGGATGATGAAGAATATAATTTACGACAATTAAAATACATGACGGATTCACAATTCAACGCGACTTATGTTGCTTTTAATCGAGCGGGATTAGACTACCGTATCACGTACAAAGGTTTATATGTTTTAAATGTCATTTCTGGTGGTGCGGCAGAGGGAATATTAAAGCCAGGCGACGAAATTGTGGAGGCAGATGGCAAGCGGATTGAAAGTTTAAAAGAATTTTTTGAAATAATTAAACCGAAAACAAAAGGTGATGAAGTTCAGCTTGTTGTAAAGCGCGCGAATAAATTAATTGATGAGAAGCTTACAATCAAAGAAATTCCAGGAACAGAAGGACGTTACGGAATTGGCATTACGTATTCAGAGAGTAAATCGATTAAAACAGACCCTAAAGTAACGGTTAAAACAGAGGATATAGGGGGGCCGTCAGCAGGCCTAATGTTTACACTTGAATTACTAAACCAATTACTCGAGGAGGACTTAACGAAGGGCTACAAAATTGCAGGTACAGGTGAGATGCATGAAGATGGGCAAGTGGGACGAATCGGTGGGATCGAAAAAAAGGTCGTAACGGCTGATAAAGAAGGTATGGAGATTTTCTTTGCACCAGACGATGACATAACAGAAGCGATGCTTGAGCGTAACCCAACCATCGTTTCAAATTATAAGAAGGCTCAGGAAACTGCAGAACAGATTGGGACAAAAATGAAAATTGTCCCAGTGAAAACAATTGATGATGCTTTGCAGTATTTAGAGAAGCTAGAGCCCAAAAATTAA
- a CDS encoding enoyl-CoA hydratase/isomerase family protein, protein MDYLIENKDGILTFTINREEKRNAINYAVMDGLKEVITYIKEHQNVRFLVITGAGEKSFCSGGDLSEFHSLETEEQAFGMLSKMGNILYDLATLPVPTIALINGTAVGGGCEIATACDFRIMASHAKAGFIQGSLAITSGWGGGTYLFERGLRHDRALKMLVDAKAYDAQTLYEIGWAMRVYIEGTKEQALADFIEHMAKIHPSVHQAYKEIELRKWRERNMYERVMEEIHLCAKLWESEAHHEAVNNFLNKSK, encoded by the coding sequence ATGGATTATTTAATTGAAAATAAAGATGGAATTTTAACATTTACAATAAATCGTGAAGAAAAGCGTAACGCAATTAATTATGCCGTTATGGATGGGTTAAAGGAAGTCATTACATACATTAAAGAACACCAAAATGTTCGTTTTTTAGTTATAACAGGGGCTGGTGAGAAGTCGTTTTGCTCGGGGGGCGATTTATCAGAGTTCCACTCGCTTGAAACGGAAGAGCAAGCTTTTGGTATGTTGAGTAAAATGGGGAATATTTTATATGATCTAGCCACATTACCAGTACCGACAATCGCGCTTATTAATGGTACTGCGGTTGGCGGTGGCTGTGAGATTGCAACGGCATGTGATTTCCGAATTATGGCGTCACATGCAAAGGCTGGATTTATTCAAGGGTCGTTAGCGATTACTTCTGGATGGGGTGGGGGAACTTATTTATTTGAACGCGGGCTAAGGCATGACCGTGCGCTAAAAATGCTCGTGGATGCTAAAGCATATGATGCCCAAACGTTATATGAAATTGGTTGGGCAATGCGCGTCTATATTGAAGGGACAAAGGAACAAGCGCTTGCTGATTTTATTGAACATATGGCAAAAATTCACCCTTCAGTACACCAAGCGTATAAAGAAATTGAACTTCGAAAATGGCGTGAACGTAATATGTATGAACGCGTTATGGAAGAGATTCATTTGTGCGCGAAATTATGGGAATCCGAAGCGCATCATGAAGCGGTAAATAACTTCTTAAATAAATCCAAATAA
- the coaD gene encoding pantetheine-phosphate adenylyltransferase → MTDKIAVVPGSFDPITKGHLDIIRRAADVFDVVYVAVLNNSSKQALFSIEERIELIAEVTKDLANIRIETSSGLLIDYAREKNAKAIVRGLRAVSDFEYEMQITSMNRVLDENIETFFIMSKNQYSFLSSSIVKEVAKYGGNIGELVPAAVEKALKEKFD, encoded by the coding sequence TTGACTGATAAAATAGCAGTAGTACCGGGGAGCTTTGACCCGATAACGAAGGGACATTTAGATATTATCCGACGAGCTGCGGATGTATTTGATGTTGTATATGTAGCTGTTTTAAATAATTCATCGAAGCAAGCATTATTTTCCATTGAGGAACGCATCGAATTAATTGCAGAAGTAACGAAAGATTTAGCAAATATTCGTATCGAAACTTCATCGGGTTTACTGATTGATTATGCACGTGAAAAAAATGCAAAAGCAATTGTACGTGGGTTACGTGCTGTTTCAGATTTTGAATACGAAATGCAAATTACATCAATGAACCGAGTGCTTGATGAAAATATTGAAACATTTTTCATCATGTCAAAAAATCAATATTCTTTTTTAAGCTCAAGCATCGTAAAAGAAGTAGCAAAATACGGCGGAAATATTGGCGAATTAGTTCCAGCAGCTGTAGAAAAAGCACTTAAAGAAAAATTTGATTAA
- a CDS encoding DUF177 domain-containing protein, whose amino-acid sequence MKWSIHQLSKYRKEGMPLDTNVQLDNLEIRNSDIRNVSPVHVKGLCTFGASQMTCQLTISATLTLPCARTWEDVEYPVNIETVEIFSWVDKEQRGDVFSDIHFIDGDVIDMKPVLEELILLEVPMQVFKENTEGQVQSGKNWSYSTDEEVELAKKVDEPKLDPRLAALAKYFDQTDK is encoded by the coding sequence ATGAAATGGTCAATTCATCAATTATCTAAGTATCGTAAAGAGGGAATGCCACTTGATACAAATGTACAATTGGATAACCTAGAAATCCGAAACTCAGATATTCGTAACGTTTCACCCGTTCATGTAAAAGGGCTATGTACTTTTGGTGCATCGCAAATGACTTGTCAACTAACGATTAGCGCTACATTGACGCTTCCATGTGCGCGCACGTGGGAAGATGTTGAATATCCCGTGAATATTGAAACAGTTGAAATTTTCAGCTGGGTTGATAAGGAACAACGCGGGGATGTTTTTAGCGATATTCATTTTATAGATGGAGACGTTATTGACATGAAGCCAGTTCTTGAAGAATTAATTCTTCTTGAAGTACCGATGCAAGTATTCAAAGAGAATACCGAAGGACAAGTGCAAAGTGGTAAAAACTGGTCCTATTCAACGGATGAAGAAGTAGAGTTAGCGAAAAAAGTTGACGAACCAAAATTGGATCCAAGACTGGCTGCTTTAGCTAAGTATTTTGATCAAACAGATAAATAG
- a CDS encoding DUF3397 domain-containing protein: protein MIHFLQYIIATIILCPLLAFLIVFVSCRKMRMEQHKVIGLAADVTTIILFFSVPVAIQALWELSLFIPIYLLALSIAVIFTYIDWKKKKEIQVMLLLKKIWRAYFLLLGTSYFFVWVIGLVHSVTIYMVVI, encoded by the coding sequence GTGATACATTTTTTGCAATACATAATAGCAACAATCATTTTATGTCCACTTCTTGCATTTCTTATCGTATTTGTAAGTTGTCGAAAAATGAGAATGGAACAACATAAGGTGATTGGTTTAGCGGCGGATGTCACGACAATTATATTGTTTTTTTCTGTCCCAGTTGCCATTCAAGCGCTATGGGAGTTATCGTTATTTATCCCGATATACTTACTGGCGCTATCGATTGCCGTTATTTTTACATATATTGATTGGAAAAAGAAAAAAGAAATACAAGTGATGCTATTGTTAAAGAAAATTTGGCGTGCCTATTTTTTATTATTAGGAACGAGTTATTTCTTTGTCTGGGTCATTGGTTTAGTGCACTCAGTTACGATATACATGGTAGTTATATAA
- a CDS encoding transcriptional regulator — translation MEQKRRKDQWTAMDDEKLAEIVIQAVQNGRTQLEAFEQAARELNRTKQACGFRWNKTLRLQYGQVLNSVRKRPKQLMRSHLKLALSSFEELTEAYNELEIKHTELQSEYEKVLKWVQQGVNLVGDKK, via the coding sequence ATGGAACAAAAGAGAAGAAAAGATCAATGGACAGCTATGGATGACGAAAAATTAGCGGAAATTGTCATTCAGGCGGTGCAAAATGGCCGAACGCAGCTAGAAGCATTTGAGCAAGCGGCGCGTGAATTAAATCGAACGAAGCAAGCTTGTGGGTTTCGATGGAATAAAACTTTAAGATTACAGTACGGGCAAGTATTAAATAGTGTTCGTAAGCGCCCGAAACAATTGATGCGCAGTCATTTAAAACTAGCGTTATCCAGTTTTGAGGAATTAACGGAAGCTTATAATGAGCTGGAAATTAAACATACCGAGTTACAATCTGAATATGAAAAAGTATTAAAGTGGGTACAGCAAGGTGTTAATTTAGTTGGAGATAAGAAATGA
- a CDS encoding acyl-CoA carboxylase subunit beta → MTQQTYNTHLQQKIDSIYAGGHSKYHDKLKETNKLFVRDRLKLLFDDGKYEEDGRFANCEAGDLPADGVVTAIGQIDGQTVCVMANDSTIKAGSWGSRTVEKIIRIQEKAEKLQVPILYLVDSAGARITDQLEMFPGRRGAGRIFHNQVRMSGVVPQICILFGPSAAGGAYIPAFCDIVIMVEGNASMYLGSPRMAEKVIGEKVTLEEMGGARMHCTVSGCGDVLADNEEQAIEEARRYIGYFPANFSEYPPLVEMKPPKSGEALEEIIPENQNAPFDMYDCIDRLIDENSFFEIKKLFAPELITGLARIDGQVVGIIANQPKIKGGVLFIDSADKAAKFITLCDAFSIPLLFLADVPGFMIGTKVERGGIIRHGAKFISAMSSATVPKISVIVRKAYGAGLYAMCGPAFEPDVVIALPTAQIAVMGPEAAVNAVYSNKIEAIEDPKERMQFVKQKIAEYKEEIDLYKLASEMVIDEIIAPNQLRETLIQRFNYYNSKQMTLPYRKHPVYPV, encoded by the coding sequence GTGACGCAGCAAACGTACAATACACATTTACAGCAGAAAATTGATTCAATCTATGCGGGTGGACATTCGAAATATCATGACAAATTGAAAGAAACAAATAAATTATTTGTTCGTGATCGATTAAAGCTTTTATTTGACGATGGTAAATATGAAGAAGATGGTAGATTTGCAAACTGTGAGGCAGGCGATTTACCAGCGGATGGTGTTGTGACGGCTATTGGACAAATTGATGGTCAAACGGTTTGTGTAATGGCGAATGATTCGACGATAAAAGCTGGTTCATGGGGTTCTAGAACTGTTGAGAAAATTATCCGTATTCAAGAAAAGGCTGAAAAACTTCAAGTACCGATTCTTTATTTAGTCGATTCGGCGGGGGCACGTATTACAGATCAACTCGAAATGTTTCCGGGAAGGCGAGGGGCGGGGCGGATTTTCCATAATCAAGTTCGCATGAGTGGCGTAGTCCCGCAAATTTGTATTTTATTTGGCCCTTCAGCAGCCGGTGGCGCTTATATTCCAGCATTTTGCGATATTGTTATTATGGTAGAAGGCAATGCATCGATGTACTTAGGTTCCCCTCGAATGGCGGAGAAAGTGATTGGTGAAAAGGTAACGCTAGAAGAAATGGGTGGCGCGCGTATGCACTGCACAGTAAGCGGCTGTGGAGATGTTCTTGCTGATAATGAAGAACAAGCGATTGAAGAGGCACGCCGGTACATTGGGTACTTTCCAGCGAACTTTTCAGAATATCCGCCACTTGTTGAAATGAAGCCGCCAAAAAGTGGGGAAGCATTGGAAGAAATCATTCCTGAAAATCAAAATGCACCGTTTGATATGTATGATTGCATCGATCGATTAATTGATGAAAATAGTTTTTTTGAAATAAAGAAGCTATTCGCACCGGAGTTAATTACAGGGCTTGCGCGCATAGATGGTCAAGTAGTTGGTATTATTGCGAATCAACCGAAAATAAAAGGTGGCGTGTTGTTTATTGATTCTGCTGATAAGGCAGCGAAGTTTATTACATTATGTGATGCATTTTCAATCCCGCTATTATTTTTAGCGGATGTCCCTGGTTTTATGATTGGGACGAAGGTTGAGCGCGGAGGTATTATCCGTCATGGTGCAAAATTTATTTCCGCTATGAGTTCGGCTACTGTACCAAAAATTTCTGTCATTGTCCGTAAAGCATACGGAGCGGGCTTATATGCGATGTGTGGTCCGGCATTTGAACCGGATGTGGTCATAGCTCTTCCTACAGCGCAAATTGCTGTCATGGGACCTGAGGCGGCTGTAAATGCTGTTTACTCAAATAAAATTGAAGCGATTGAAGATCCGAAAGAACGCATGCAATTTGTGAAGCAAAAAATAGCAGAATATAAAGAAGAAATTGATTTGTATAAGCTGGCATCAGAAATGGTTATTGATGAAATTATTGCACCAAATCAACTTCGAGAAACATTGATTCAACGTTTTAATTACTATAATTCAAAGCAAATGACTCTTCCATATCGAAAACATCCAGTCTATCCAGTATAA
- the rsmD gene encoding 16S rRNA (guanine(966)-N(2))-methyltransferase RsmD has translation MRVVAGERKGMPLKAITGNTTRPTTDKIKESIFNIIGPFFDGGIAVDLFAGSGGLGIETLSRGADRALFIEKDSRAFQTLQENINKCRYEQVSELFRADAMRAVKALLKRDIAIDYLFVDPPYHKSEYYDLVDALVQGGKLATNAIILCEHSREVTLPDSYGPFKLTRQETYGSTIISIYRDLGEEGETID, from the coding sequence ATGCGTGTTGTCGCAGGAGAACGAAAAGGAATGCCGCTAAAAGCAATTACTGGCAATACAACAAGACCAACAACCGACAAAATAAAGGAGTCCATTTTCAATATAATCGGACCGTTTTTTGACGGTGGGATTGCAGTGGATTTATTTGCGGGTAGTGGTGGTTTAGGGATTGAAACTTTAAGCCGTGGTGCGGACCGTGCACTATTTATTGAAAAAGATAGCCGCGCCTTCCAAACTTTGCAGGAAAATATTAATAAATGTCGCTATGAGCAAGTATCCGAATTATTTCGTGCAGACGCAATGCGTGCGGTTAAAGCGTTGTTAAAAAGAGATATTGCGATTGATTATTTATTTGTAGATCCGCCCTATCATAAAAGTGAATATTATGATTTAGTGGATGCCCTAGTACAAGGGGGGAAATTAGCTACTAATGCAATCATCCTTTGTGAGCATTCAAGAGAGGTAACACTACCTGACAGCTATGGACCGTTTAAGCTTACGCGTCAAGAAACATATGGAAGTACGATTATCTCGATTTATCGTGACCTAGGGGAAGAGGGAGAAACGATTGACTGA
- the rpmF gene encoding 50S ribosomal protein L32, which translates to MAVPFRRTSKTAKRKRRTHFKLSLPGMVACPNCGEAKLSHHVCKACGQYKGKEVVAK; encoded by the coding sequence ATGGCTGTACCATTTAGAAGAACTTCTAAAACTGCAAAAAGAAAGCGTCGTACGCATTTCAAATTATCATTACCTGGTATGGTAGCTTGCCCAAACTGTGGAGAAGCTAAATTATCTCACCATGTTTGCAAAGCTTGCGGACAATACAAGGGTAAAGAAGTAGTAGCGAAATAA
- a CDS encoding acetyl-CoA carboxylase biotin carboxyl carrier protein subunit — protein sequence MAEVKAQMAGTVFEVSVKEGDGVTKGQTLIILESMKMEIPHDAEGDGTVTKIRVVEGDFVEENDVLVELA from the coding sequence ATGGCAGAAGTTAAAGCACAAATGGCGGGAACAGTTTTTGAGGTAAGTGTTAAAGAAGGGGACGGCGTAACGAAGGGGCAAACATTAATTATTTTGGAATCAATGAAAATGGAAATTCCGCATGATGCTGAAGGGGACGGAACAGTAACGAAAATTCGCGTCGTTGAAGGCGATTTTGTTGAAGAAAATGATGTACTTGTGGAACTAGCATAA
- a CDS encoding methylthioribose kinase translates to MIQQFIELGQGYGDVFELCELIQTNEHRIHNAFIFTANHNGSMVASLAVAFKPSGESKFMPIYICREGIPFNEEKPSKRIEIFQQVVHTANKQENTFEIKHSSIFSETNQFYQYLIGILRLNHYLPPMH, encoded by the coding sequence ATGATTCAACAATTTATTGAACTAGGTCAAGGCTATGGCGATGTTTTCGAGCTTTGCGAATTAATCCAAACGAATGAGCACCGTATCCATAACGCGTTCATCTTCACTGCTAATCATAATGGTAGCATGGTTGCTTCACTTGCAGTAGCGTTTAAGCCATCTGGTGAAAGCAAATTCATGCCGATTTATATTTGCCGCGAAGGGATTCCATTCAATGAAGAAAAACCTTCGAAGCGGATCGAAATATTCCAGCAAGTTGTGCATACCGCAAACAAGCAAGAAAATACTTTCGAAATAAAGCATTCATCTATTTTTTCGGAAACAAATCAGTTTTATCAATACCTAATTGGAATTTTACGGCTAAATCACTATTTGCCACCAATGCACTAA
- a CDS encoding nucleotidyltransferase: MQAVGIVVEYNPFHNGHLHHVQEAKRTTNSDVAVAVMSGQFLQRGEPALVDKWHRTKMALASGVDVVIELPYIFSTAQANQFAAGAVKLLHAIQCTTLAFGSEQGSIEPFLNSYHLIENNRTQYNHTIKEHIQLGKSYPQALFFAYEQLKQQHPNSYIDLAQPNNILGLHYVEAIQQINSPMVPTTIQRIAAGYHDSIDVHKEIASATGIRKALFSGDSLEDISQFLPTASFQQLVQWQQNHQQFASWENFWPLVKYAILRHTPAQLLQYADVAEGLQNSLIKHAAQSGTYSEFMNALKSKRYTWARLQRMITHIYTGITKEQLHSHTEPSYLRILGMSANGQRYISTIKKSLSLPLISRVAAVSDPILELDLKATQMYRLGIEQFSNKKIDEDYQSPPIRF; this comes from the coding sequence ATGCAAGCCGTCGGAATTGTCGTAGAGTACAACCCTTTTCACAATGGACATTTACATCATGTACAAGAAGCAAAGCGTACAACAAATTCAGATGTGGCTGTCGCAGTAATGAGCGGACAATTTCTTCAACGTGGAGAGCCAGCACTCGTTGACAAGTGGCATCGCACAAAAATGGCATTGGCGAGTGGTGTTGATGTTGTTATTGAGCTCCCATATATTTTTAGTACAGCACAGGCGAATCAGTTTGCTGCTGGTGCTGTAAAATTACTTCATGCGATTCAATGCACCACATTGGCATTTGGAAGTGAACAAGGCAGCATCGAGCCCTTTTTAAATAGCTATCATTTAATTGAAAACAATCGGACACAGTACAACCACACAATTAAAGAGCATATTCAACTTGGTAAAAGCTATCCACAAGCGCTGTTTTTCGCTTATGAACAGCTTAAACAACAACATCCCAATTCATACATCGATTTAGCGCAACCGAACAATATTTTGGGCCTTCACTATGTGGAGGCAATCCAACAAATAAACAGCCCGATGGTACCTACAACAATCCAAAGAATTGCTGCGGGCTATCATGATTCCATTGATGTTCATAAAGAAATTGCAAGTGCAACAGGAATTCGAAAAGCATTATTTAGCGGGGATTCATTAGAGGATATTTCGCAATTCCTTCCGACTGCTAGCTTTCAGCAATTAGTACAATGGCAGCAAAATCATCAACAATTTGCATCATGGGAAAACTTTTGGCCGCTCGTAAAATATGCAATTTTACGTCATACACCTGCACAGTTACTCCAATATGCAGATGTTGCGGAAGGTTTGCAAAACTCATTAATCAAACATGCTGCCCAAAGTGGCACTTATAGTGAATTTATGAATGCACTTAAATCAAAGCGTTACACTTGGGCCCGCTTACAGCGAATGATTACACATATTTATACAGGTATAACAAAAGAGCAATTACACTCGCATACTGAGCCTTCTTATTTGCGCATTTTAGGCATGAGCGCGAATGGCCAGCGCTATATTTCAACAATAAAAAAATCGTTATCCTTACCTCTCATCAGCCGTGTTGCTGCTGTTTCCGACCCTATTTTGGAGCTTGATTTAAAGGCTACACAAATGTATCGTTTGGGCATTGAACAATTTTCAAACAAAAAAATAGACGAAGATTATCAATCTCCGCCTATCCGTTTTTAA